tttcttttgaataaaattCTACGAGTCTACATGCAAGAGGATTTTTTTGACATGTTAAAACCTCTTGTAATTATTAAACGGAACTATATGGGTAGGGTCATcgtataaatataattaatgagtGTGAAAGTGATTAGTGTTctgaatatgattttaatagtGTAAGATGTTATCTAATTTGTATAATTGTTTTCTCGATTATTATAACACAAGAGCTTTTTTTGTTGTTAGTTGTTAGTAGCTTGAGTTATTTGTATCATATATGAAAGTTGAATATTTAGTTACGAAAGTTTCAATGAAATGAGAATATTGGTGTTGACTAATCTTCTATGTTTATAAATGATGATCAGTTTTAATGACTATAATGACTATAATTGTGCTCTTTTGTTTTTAGCATATTGGTGTTGACTAATCTTCTATGTTTATAAATGATGATCAGTACATATTACAATCCATTCATACAGCTGACTATTCTAAATTGTGCTCTTTTGTTTTTAGCATATTTAGCCTAAAAGTGCAAATACCTCACAGGCTCCAATATATAAGTTACTTCATGAAAATAGATTATACACGAAAGCCGAAACCAATTTTCTCATATTATATGTACAAACTGTTAAATTTCTCATGTATTAGATGAGATGGGATCTACTACAGAGATCCAGTACTCATTATCCATATAGATTATAGGATCAtccgattaaaaaaaaatcactttagTTACAACTACCTTTGAATTCAAAGCTCACAATCCATCAAAGAAGGACAAACAATTTccttttaaaactatataattccTCCGactatttcaaatttaaaattgttttcattttcaGTAGCTAGTGGTAATATTTGATCCTTAAGAGTTAGAATGTAGTAAGAAAGAATTCTAACACTAATCACCATGAGAATTGGCTTTGTTCGATCTTTCCCTTTTCCCGGATTAGTCCGGTTCTCCTCACTTTCACgctatatatatacaagttttCCTGAAACccttttttgctttcttttaaGATCTTTTCTTACAACTTGTGAAATGAAATTCTTACAACTTGTGAAATTTTCATGGCATTTCCTCACTTTCACGCTATATACAAGCTTTTGTTAAAAATTAACTACTtgctttaatatattttcttgcaACTTATGATGATACTTTCATGTCACTTTCTTTATAAATTCGAACATGTAGATGGAATCTGACAATTTGGATGCTTAGATCCGATTTAATCTGATGAGAACATCATGGTTGATGTGTAGTTTAACGGCGTAATAAATAGCGTACCAAATTTTCAACCAGCAATACATTATCACATATAGACACGTTTCCTGTCGGAAACCTTCTCCAAGAGATGAGCAATGTAAAATAACTACGACAGGCATTTATTAATCTTCGTTGAAGTTTATTGGTTGAACAAATGTTAGGCACACgttaagacaaaacaaaaaataactgATATTTTACAATGTTTTTAAGGTGACaaagactatatatataatgtatctTTATAGAAGCAAGGACCTAAAGCCATTAATTcgtcaatttaaaaatatgtgaaTATGGTCAATGATCAAAAACATTGTTCAAAACATTAGGAGTTATAAATCTATCATAAATGGTACTGGCAAAAGCCAAATGAATTGAGGAAACACTCATCGTTATTTCTTCACATTCTTCTATCTCTAATGGCCAATAAGCTTTTGTATTTGGTAACTTTGGGCATATTTTTGCTGTTTACGGTGTCACGTGTTTGGTGGGAAACCGCGAACGGACTACAAGGTTAGTATTCAGTTTTGTATagatttatttggttgtgtCATGTGTGcatagataatataattttgatacaTGTTTTGTTATGTGTATTGCAGCAGTTTACAGGAGAAAAGAATGGTCTGACAAGCTTTTCGAATCTGGATTTGCATATCTTCGCGTCGGATTCCATGAAGATCAAAAGTATTTTAGGTCCTGTTTTCTCCAATAGATGATAATTAGTACACATACTTCTCAGTGTCGCGTTTGACTACATTGCCgaacaaatatgttttttttttgagaaagggcataacaaatatgtatttttaagtaatgttcatatttttttttggttgtctTGGGATTCTTCCACATAAAGACGTTCGTGTGTGGTGGATCCGGGTCGGGCACAAAAGTCCAATAGCTTGAGTCAAGCATATAATACAAAAGAAGCTTATAccagatatatatatttgataaaaaaataatatatatatatatatattgcaaatttaaaataattatttgatgtGTTTTATAATTAAGAAAGCTTATTGGACCAGATTCAAATTAGTATTTGAATTAAGATACTGTAAATTCTATTCTCTCTGTCCCATTTATAAGATGCTTGgaagttattttttttgtttcattttataatatGCTTTACAagtttctatgaaaaaatgtattttcataataatttgtattctgtattactttttattggttatattattttacattaaatattaacggattttttttcaatgtactaagcaaaaataaatattagtatatGCTAAAAAACTATGCACATTAgccaaaaaataatacaatggaacaaatgttttttttttgttttaaacctTTCGaagtttttataacttttaatattgACCGATATTTcactttatatatatgtttttagtaAATCATCATTATGCTTCAATTCTTCTAACATAAATCCATTTTCACATcagatttgataaatattagAAATTAGCTGATGCaatgatatatttaaattattttaagatattgtAATTATCTATATTAAATCGTTAAGACTATTTCTCAAAAATGATATATGACTTTTGATCTTATAATAAATAtgcttcaaattttatttttcaattgttaCTGCTTAAGACAaaaaagtttagaaaaaaaattgatttctcAAAATTTTGTCGTTTTGTTTGATCTGATAAACAAAAACTATAATTATATCCTTAAAAATTATACTTATAATTGATCGATAAACCCATTGTTTGATAATTATTCAtctctaataataataataataataataataataataataataataatacaaggGACGAACAGCCTTAGTCTGAACCTGGCTGCAGTGGAGCGTGGCTTGAGCGTAGACACATAGCCTATCAGATATTTAGGCATGCCATTAACATCAACCAAATCCACAACAAATTTCTGTCATGGATGCACCGTGCACTGTCTTTTGCAGGTCGCTTACAGCTTGTTGAATCAGTCATAACGAGTACTATAAATTTTTGGAGCTCGCCTTTAATTTATCTTGCTTAAGGGATGTATTGATAAAATAGAGAGCATGGGTAGTGCCTTTTTATGGTCTGGATCTCCAACTATTACT
This genomic interval from Brassica napus cultivar Da-Ae chromosome A6, Da-Ae, whole genome shotgun sequence contains the following:
- the LOC111207073 gene encoding uncharacterized protein LOC111207073 isoform X1, whose translation is MANKLLYLVTLGIFLLFTVSRVWWETANGLQVYRRKEWSDKLFESGFAYLRVGFHEDQKYFSQARSGWHGQESIYSRTAHIGMQRTVVLVHGLGTSCRSCELFGL
- the LOC111207073 gene encoding uncharacterized protein LOC111207073 isoform X2 translates to MANKLLYLVTLGIFLLFTVSRVWWETANGLQVYRRKEWSDKLFESGFAYLRVGFHEDQKYFRSCFLQ